A region of the Arthrobacter sp. FW306-07-I genome:
AAGATTGGCGCCTTCGGCCTGACCGAGCCGCTGGGGGGCAGCGACGTGGCCGGCGGAACCCGCACCACGGCGCGCCGGGACGGCGGCAACTGGATCCTCAACGGGGCAAAGCGGTGGATCGGCAACGCCACCTTCTCCGACTGGGTGGTCATCTATGCCCGCGATGTTGCGGACAACCAGGTCAAGGGCTTCCTGGTGGACACCACCCTGGCTGGATTCAGCGCCACAAAGATCGAAAACAAAATCTCCCTGCGCACCGTCCAGAACGCCGACATCGTCCTGACGGACGTGGTTGTCCCGGACCACTTCAAGCTGGCCAACGCCAACAGCTTCCGCGACGTCAACAAGGTACTCAAGGCCACCCGGCTTTCCGTTGCCTGGCAGGCCGTTGGGCTCCAGCTGGCCGCGTTCGATGTTGCCCGCCGCTATGCCGTGGAGCGGCACCAGTTCGGACGGCCGCTTGCCTCCTTCCAGCTCATCCAGGACCAGCTGGTCCGGATCCTGGGCAATACCGTCAGCTCCATGGGCATGATGGTGCGCCTCTCCCAGTTGGAGGACGCGGGCGCGGCCAAGGACGAACAGTCCGCCCTGGCCAAGGCCTTCGCCACCGGCCGCATGCGGGACAGCGTGGCCCTGGGCCGCGGCATCCTGGGTGGAAACGGCATCGTGACCGACTATGAGATGGCCAAGATCTTCGCCGATGCCGAGGCCATCTACTCCTATGAGGGCACCGCCGAGATCAACACCTTGGTAACCGGCCGGGCCATCACAGGCATCTCAGCCATCGTCTAAACAGGAAACCCCTCTGCTGCTTTTCTTGCCGGCCTACGGCGGGCCGGGCAGGGGAAGCAGGATGGACGGGCGAAGGTCCAGGACAAATTGCAGGGGATTGACGTAGTCCTCTCCTTCCCGCACTCCCCAGTGCAGGCACTGCGCCGCGGGGCAGTGGCCGGGGATGGCGGTCCCGATCACCTGGCCGGCCGCCACGGTGGACCCTGCGACCAGCGTGCTGTCCACCGGCTCGAAGCTGCTGCGCAGCCCGCCGCCGTGGTCGATGGTGATCACGGGGCGGTCCACCACCGCGCCCACAAAGCTGACCGTTCCGGCCGCCGGTGACACAACCTGTGTTCCCGCCGCGAAGTCCAGGTCCACGCCGCGGTGCCCGCTGAGCCATGGCTTGGGCGGGGGATCGAAGCCCCGCAAGACCCGCGGGCGCGGTGCCAGCGGCCACTGCCAGGAAGGCCTGGCACCCACCCCGGCAGCCGTCGTCGTCCTTTCCTGCTGGGTGCCGGCGGATTGGGACAGGGAAGGCTGCCCGTGAGCCGCGGTGTACTGGAAGGCCGGGCCGGGTGAGGCCACGGACGCCGGCAGCAGCAGGAGCGCCGCCAGGAGGACCGGTGGTTTCATGCCACCAGCCTGCCCGGCCGCCTGCGGGGCCGGCAGCCCCGGTTCCGGCTATGTGGACAACGCCTCCGGCGGGGCACTTTCCTGTCCAGCAGCCGGGAGTGCCTGTAGTACACTTGATGGAGCAGTTTGCTGCGCCCTCAACGCTTCCCGTCCAAGTGGCCCACCCTCGTGGTGCATCGCCCTGTCCGGATTGCGTCGGCACATCTCATTCAGGAGTGTGGGGGAGCGGCGGCTGACTACGCGCATCCAGCCCTCCGGCAGGCAACGCCCCGGCGTCGCCATTGGAGGACCGCACTTCCTGCGGTCAGGCTTTGTTCCTGATGGGAAGAACGGTGGATGCCAGGAGCACGGCCCAACCGGGCCACGCTAATCAACCGTCAACTATTGGCAGGGTAAGAAGCCTCCGGGTTTTCTCATGAATGACCTGCCGGAAAATAAGGAGCGCCGGAATGCCCGTCGTAACCATGCGCCAGCTGCTTGACAGCGGCGTCCACTTTGGACACCAGACCCGCCGTTGGAACCCGAAGATGAAGCGCTTCATCTTCACCGAGCGCAACGGCATCTACATCATCGACCTGCAGCAGTCGCTGTCCTACATCGACCGCGCCTACGAGTTCGTCAAGGCCACTGTTGCCCACGGCGGCACCGTGCTCTTCGTCGGCACCAAGAAGCAGGCCCAGGAAGCAATTGCCGAGCAGGCAACCCGCGTGGGCCAGCCCTACGTCAACCAGCGCTGGCTCGGCGGTATGCTGACCAACTTCCAGACGGTCGCCAAGCGTATCCAGCGCATGAAGGAACTCGAAGAGATCGACTTCGACGACGTCGCCGGTTCCGCTTACACCAAGAAGGAACTGCTGCTCCTCAAGCGCGAGCTCACCAAGCTGGAGTCCAACCTGGGCGGTATCCGCAACCTGACCAAGGCACCGTCCGTGCTGTGGGTTGTCGACACCAAGAAGGAACACCTCGCCGTTGATGAGGCCAAGAAGCTGAACATCCCGGTTGTGGCCATCCTGGACACCAACTGCGATCCCGACGAAGTTGATTTCCCGATCCCGGGCAACGACGACGCCATCCGCTCCGTGAACCTCCTGACCCGCGTTGTCGCCGACGCCGTTGCCGAGGGCCTGATCGCCCGCAACAACCGCGGCACGGGCGCCACCGAAGCTCCGGAAGAGCCGCTGGCCGAGTGGGAGCGCGAGCTCCTCGAAGGCAGCAAGGCAGAAGCCGCCGCCGCTCCGGCAGAAAACGCTGAAGCTCCGGCTGCCGCCGAAGCTCCCGCTGCCGAGGCTCCCGCTGCCGAGGCTCCCGCCGAAGACGCCAAGTAAGACATCTAAATCCGGATTCTCCGCGCTGTCCGCAGCCGGAGCTGCTGACAGGATGGCAACCCGCACCCGTGGGTTGCCGTCCTGTCGGTCCGTACACCACCACACATTTCTAGACAGAGGGGTTCACATGGCGAACTACACTGCCGCTGACATCAAGGCCCTGCGCGAGCGCACCGGCGCCGGCATGATGGACGTCAAGAAGGCTCTTGACGAGGCCAACGGTGACGCCGAGAAGGCCATCGAGATCATCCGCATCAAGGGCCTCAAGGGCGCTACCAAGCGTGAAGGCCGCTCCACCGCTGAGGGCCTCGTGGCCGCCAAGGTCAGCAACGGCGTCGGCGTCATGATCGAGGTCAACTGCGAGACCGACTTCGTTGCCAAGGCTGACAAGTTCATCCAGCTGGCCGACAAGGTCCTGGCCGTTGCCGTCGAGTCCGGCGCTGCCGACCTCGACACCCTGCTGGCAACCGACGTTGACGGCAAGCCGCTCTCCGAGGTGGTCGTCGAAGAGGGCGCCATCCTGGGCGAGAAGGTTGTTGTCCGCCGCATCTCCCGCATTGAGGGTGCAACGGTCGACGCTTACCTGCACAAGACCTCCAAGGACCTCCCGGCCCAGGTCGGCGTGCTGTTCGCAGTTGACGGTGAAGGCGAAGCCGCCGCCGCCGCCGCCCACGACGTCGCCGTCCACATTGCCGCCATGGCTCCGAACTACCTCACCCGCGAGGACGTTCCGGCCGAGCTCGTTGAGTCCGAGCGCCGCATCGCCGAAGAGACCGCCAAGGCCGAAGGCAAGCCCGAAGCCGCCCTCACCAAGATTGTGGAAGGCCGCGTGACGGGCTTCTACAAGGGTGAGGTCCTGGTTGACCAGGCATTCGCCAAGGACGCCAAGAAGTCCGTGGCACAGGTCCTCGAAGAGGCCGGTGTCAAGGGAACCGCGTTCACGCGCTTCCGCGTCGGCTCCTAGTCGAAACTGCAGGGGGTGGCCACTTCGGTGGCCGCCCCTTTTGCATGCGCGCAAACCACTGGAAGTCCAGTCCATCTGGGGCGCGGCCGGTTCCGGCTACCGGATCCGGCACGATACCCTTTTTTCAGAGTCACCAACGGGAAGGCACCATGGAAGCCGTCAACACTGTCACGCATTCAGAGAAGAGCCGGCGGCGCGTCCTCCTGAAGCTCTCCGGCGAGGTCTTCGGCGGCGGAAAACTGGGTGTCGACCCCGAAACCGTCCGCGACGTTGCCAAGCAGATCGCAGCCGCTGTCCCGCAGGTGGAGGTGGCCATTGTGGTGGGCGGCGGCAACTTCTTCCGCGGCGCCGAACTGTCCCAGAGCGGCATGGACCGCTCCCGGGCGGACTACATGGGCATGCTGGGCACGGTCATGAACTGCCTGGCCCTCCAGGACTTCCTGGAGCAGGCAGGCGTTGAAACCCGCGTGCAGAGCGCCATCACCATGGGCCAGGTGGCCGAGGCCTACATTCCGCGCCGTGCCATCCGGCACATGGAGAAGGGCCGTGTGGTCATCTTCGGCGCCGGCGCCGGCCTGCCATACTTCTCCACCGACACTGTTGCCGCGCAGCGGGCCCTGGAGGTCCACGCCGACGTGGTCCTCATGGCCAAGAGCGGAGTGGACGCCGTCTACACCGCGGACCCCAAGAAGGACCCCACCGCAGAGCGCCTGGAAAAGCTCAGCTACGACGATGCCCTGCGCCGCGACATCCGCGTCATGGACCAGACCGCCATGACCATGTGCAAGGACAACAACCTTTCCATGGTGGTCTTTGGCATGGAGGGTGAAGGCAATGTCACCCGCGCCATCCTTGGCGAGAAGCTGGGCACCCTGGTCACTGCCTAGCTGCGGCTAGGATGATTTCAGGACAGTTCCGTCCCCGCCCTTCCCGGCGGGGACGGAAAACAGCAACCAAGAACCACGTGAGTGCAGATAACCGGCGCCCCGGACCGCACCAGAACCGTCAGGAGAGACCGTGATCGAAGAAACCTTGCTCGAAGCCGAAGAAAAGATGGACAAGGCGGTTGAGGTAGCCAAGGAAGACTTCGCTTCCGTCCGCACCGGCCGCGCCAACCCCGGCCTGTACAACAAGGTCCTGGTGGACTACTACGGTTCCCCCACGCCGCTGCAGCAGCTGGCTTCCTTTGCCATCCCGGACGCCCGGACCATCCTGATCACCCCGTTCGACAAGTCCGCCATGCGCGACATCGAGCGTGCCCTGAGCGACTCCGAGGTCGGCGCCAACCCGTCCAATGACGGCAACGTCATCAGGATCACCATTCCCGAGCTGACCAAGGAACGCCGCAAGGAATACGTCAAGATCGTCAAGACCAAGGGCGAGGACGCCAAGATCTCCATCCGCAACATCCGCCGCAAGGCCAAGGAGACGCTGGACCGCCTGGTCAAGGACGGGGAAGCCGGGGAGGACGAAGGCAACCGCGCCGAAAAGGAACTGGACAGCCTCACCAAGGCCCACGTGGACGGCATCGACGAGCTGCTTAAGCGCAAGGAAGCAGAGCTGCTCGAAGTCTGATGGGCCAGGCAGATCAGGCCCCCACGCCCAGGGCGCGCACACGGGGGAAGCAGCCCAGGAGCAACCCGACACCAAA
Encoded here:
- a CDS encoding murein hydrolase activator EnvC family protein; amino-acid sequence: MKPPVLLAALLLLPASVASPGPAFQYTAAHGQPSLSQSAGTQQERTTTAAGVGARPSWQWPLAPRPRVLRGFDPPPKPWLSGHRGVDLDFAAGTQVVSPAAGTVSFVGAVVDRPVITIDHGGGLRSSFEPVDSTLVAGSTVAAGQVIGTAIPGHCPAAQCLHWGVREGEDYVNPLQFVLDLRPSILLPLPGPP
- the pyrH gene encoding UMP kinase, with product MEAVNTVTHSEKSRRRVLLKLSGEVFGGGKLGVDPETVRDVAKQIAAAVPQVEVAIVVGGGNFFRGAELSQSGMDRSRADYMGMLGTVMNCLALQDFLEQAGVETRVQSAITMGQVAEAYIPRRAIRHMEKGRVVIFGAGAGLPYFSTDTVAAQRALEVHADVVLMAKSGVDAVYTADPKKDPTAERLEKLSYDDALRRDIRVMDQTAMTMCKDNNLSMVVFGMEGEGNVTRAILGEKLGTLVTA
- a CDS encoding acyl-CoA dehydrogenase family protein, with amino-acid sequence MATSAAESHELPYADGDFFAFEQLLSGKEQDRLAEVRDFLAREVKPLAVDCWNRGEFPMELVPKFADLDLVSPVRRQGYSNLFAGMLHAEVTRADASIATFLGVHDGLFTGSIELLASQEQKDEWLPDIYALKKIGAFGLTEPLGGSDVAGGTRTTARRDGGNWILNGAKRWIGNATFSDWVVIYARDVADNQVKGFLVDTTLAGFSATKIENKISLRTVQNADIVLTDVVVPDHFKLANANSFRDVNKVLKATRLSVAWQAVGLQLAAFDVARRYAVERHQFGRPLASFQLIQDQLVRILGNTVSSMGMMVRLSQLEDAGAAKDEQSALAKAFATGRMRDSVALGRGILGGNGIVTDYEMAKIFADAEAIYSYEGTAEINTLVTGRAITGISAIV
- the rpsB gene encoding 30S ribosomal protein S2 translates to MPVVTMRQLLDSGVHFGHQTRRWNPKMKRFIFTERNGIYIIDLQQSLSYIDRAYEFVKATVAHGGTVLFVGTKKQAQEAIAEQATRVGQPYVNQRWLGGMLTNFQTVAKRIQRMKELEEIDFDDVAGSAYTKKELLLLKRELTKLESNLGGIRNLTKAPSVLWVVDTKKEHLAVDEAKKLNIPVVAILDTNCDPDEVDFPIPGNDDAIRSVNLLTRVVADAVAEGLIARNNRGTGATEAPEEPLAEWERELLEGSKAEAAAAPAENAEAPAAAEAPAAEAPAAEAPAEDAK
- the tsf gene encoding translation elongation factor Ts; the encoded protein is MANYTAADIKALRERTGAGMMDVKKALDEANGDAEKAIEIIRIKGLKGATKREGRSTAEGLVAAKVSNGVGVMIEVNCETDFVAKADKFIQLADKVLAVAVESGAADLDTLLATDVDGKPLSEVVVEEGAILGEKVVVRRISRIEGATVDAYLHKTSKDLPAQVGVLFAVDGEGEAAAAAAHDVAVHIAAMAPNYLTREDVPAELVESERRIAEETAKAEGKPEAALTKIVEGRVTGFYKGEVLVDQAFAKDAKKSVAQVLEEAGVKGTAFTRFRVGS
- the frr gene encoding ribosome recycling factor: MIEETLLEAEEKMDKAVEVAKEDFASVRTGRANPGLYNKVLVDYYGSPTPLQQLASFAIPDARTILITPFDKSAMRDIERALSDSEVGANPSNDGNVIRITIPELTKERRKEYVKIVKTKGEDAKISIRNIRRKAKETLDRLVKDGEAGEDEGNRAEKELDSLTKAHVDGIDELLKRKEAELLEV